The Bacteroides ovatus genomic interval CGGAGGTATTTCGGGATGTCACATTAATCCTGCTATTACATTAGGAGTGTTTTTGACTGGTCGTATGAATGGAAAAGATGCAGGTATGTATATGATTTTCCAGGTAATCGGAGCTATTATCGGTTCGGCTATTCTTTTTGCTTTAGTTTCTACCGGTGCTCATGACGGGCCTACAGCGACAGGTTCGAATGGTTTTGGTGATGGAGAAATGTTGCAGGCATTTATTGCGGAAGCAGTATTTACTTTCATATTTGTATTGGTAGTGCTCGGCTCTACCGATCCGAAGAAGGGAGCAGGCAATCTGGCAGGACTTGCCATCGGTTTGACTCTTGTATTGGTACATATTGTATGTATTCCTATCACAGGGACTT includes:
- a CDS encoding MIP family channel protein — protein: MKKYIAEMIGTMVLVLMGCGSAVFAGGLADTVGAGVGTIGVALAFGLSVVAMAYAIGGISGCHINPAITLGVFLTGRMNGKDAGMYMIFQVIGAIIGSAILFALVSTGAHDGPTATGSNGFGDGEMLQAFIAEAVFTFIFVLVVLGSTDPKKGAGNLAGLAIGLTLVLVHIVCIPITGTSVNPARSIAPALFQGGEALSQLWLFIIAPFVGAALSAVVWNYLGDKK